The bacterium sequence GACGAGGTATCCTCCTGGTGCAATGCCAACACCGAGACCCTTGCCTCCATGGCCGACAAGGCCGAGGTGCGCATGGTGGGGGTCAAGAGAAGCTGTAAGGAGGTAGCCACCAAGAAGGGGGAGCGTATGGGGTTTCTGACCTTAGAAGACCTTCACGGTTCAGTGGAGGTGGTCTGTTTCCCTGAGGCTTACAGGCAGGCTTTGCCTCTTATCCAGAAAGACCTTCCTTTGTGTGTCAGGGGTGTTCTGGAACATGGAGAGGACTCCCATAAGCTGGTGGCCTCCGAGGTCCTCAGCGTTGAAAATGCCAAGGCCTTGATGGCTTCGCCCTTAGAGGTAGTGGTTCCAGCATCTTCCATCCAGGAGAGGGACTTACTGAACCTGAAGGAGTTGCTCCGCAGCTATCCAGGTTACAGGGCCATGAGGATTCATATGGTCCTGGAGGGAGGGGAAGTGGCGGTGTTGGAACTACCGGAAACCCTGAGGGTAAATCTGGAAGATGGTTTTTTGGCCAGACTCAGGGAAACAATGGGAGGTCGGGTTGAGATACTGAGTGTTTAAGAGTGGGGGCACTGGGCGCACGCTTCGCCCGCGGCTTCCAAAACAACAAGAAGCCTTCGGTTCTTCTTTTGGCCTGCCTGAATAGCAGGAAAAAGTGGAATCATATGGGTGTGGAGATGGTCCCCATGCTAATTCATGGCATGGGGCCCGCAGCACAGGGAATTGGATCCCAGAAGGCACCTGCCTGGCAGAGTGATTGAGTCTAAGAATCCGGTGGATGAAATGGCGGTTTTGGATTTTGAAAAGCCCTTGGTGGAGCTGGAAAAGAAGGTAGCGGCCCTTAGGGTGAAGGTGCATCTGGGAGAGGCCTCTCAAGGGGAGCTAGAGAAGCTGGAACGCAAGCTTGAAAAGCTCAGGATCAAGGTGCTAGAGGGGCTTACACCTTGGCAGAGGGTTCAGCTTGCCCGACACATGGACCGTCCCCACACCTGGGATTTTCTCCAGGCAATGCTGGAGGAATTCGTGGAGCTCAAAGGGGATAGGATGGGCTACGAGGATCCGGCTGTGATCTGCGGATTGGGAAGGCTAAGAGGTATGCCCCTTGTGGTCATGGGACACGAGAAGGGAAGGACCCCCAGGGAAAGGATGGCACGCCGCTTCGGGATGCCTCATCCTGAAGGCTACAGAAAGGCCTGCAGGATGATGGATCTGGCTGAGCGTTTTCAAAGGCCGGTGCTCTCACTGGTGGATACCCCAGGAGCTTACCCTGGAGTGGATGCCGAAGCCAGGGGACAGGCAGGTGCCATTGCCCAGAATCTGCTTAGGTGGGCCAACCTTGGGGTGCCCTCTGTGGCAGTTGTGATCGGGGAGGGAGGCAGCGGTGGCGCCCTGGCCCTGGCCAT is a genomic window containing:
- a CDS encoding acetyl-CoA carboxylase carboxyltransferase subunit alpha, producing the protein MAVLDFEKPLVELEKKVAALRVKVHLGEASQGELEKLERKLEKLRIKVLEGLTPWQRVQLARHMDRPHTWDFLQAMLEEFVELKGDRMGYEDPAVICGLGRLRGMPLVVMGHEKGRTPRERMARRFGMPHPEGYRKACRMMDLAERFQRPVLSLVDTPGAYPGVDAEARGQAGAIAQNLLRWANLGVPSVAVVIGEGGSGGALALAMADRVLMMENSVYSVISPEGCAAILWRDEAKKEDAAQVLKLTAKDAMALGIIHEIVKEPPGGAHKDPAAAIRSVAEACQRHLEELIRMPQEERKALRARNYRRMGIVEVQEARSR